The DNA region AATCTCTTTATATAAATTGTTATTAGGGACAAGGCTCTAttaccccctgaactatacccaaAGTTCCAGCAACACACCTTTCCTTTCATGGTGTCCTATCACTCccctaaactatttttttccgTAATTATTTGCACCTTTTGTGCTgacgtggcaaggagagtgAGAAGcataaaatctcatttttcatttatttttcacatttaattacatctaattaattattattaaagttaaagttttgtgccaaacggtttttttttatttttaaaaaaggtcgaaacagtttttttttttttaattttaaaaaaggtcgaaaccttaattttttttatttaaaaatctgtatttttaaaatataaaaaactgattttttttaaaaatgtggaaaatccaccttttttagaaaataaatctagAAAACTAAGTTTTCTTATCAAAAAAATCTagactttttaaaacatttttttttttaaagaaaaatgtggaaaacagaattgtttttaaaaaataaaaaaaaaattgttttttagaaaataattatggaGAACTGATTTATTTAAGAAAGATGtggaaaaatgaatttttttttctatatatgaaaaaaatctgGTTTTCCAGATTAGTTTAAAAAAAGGCTTTccacattttaagaaaaataattggtttttgtaatttttataaaattcagttttttcacattttgacaagaaaaaacactttttccagattttttttaaaataatccagattttatttaaaaaataaaagtttcctaaaaaatgaaatcataaaaatctagattttttagacattttaaaaaaaatccagtttttcatcttttaaaaaatccattttccatatttaaaaaaaaaatctgtggtttcttatttgttttttttttagcggatttttgaaaaattcaaattttcattttttttaaatatccattctaattatttttaaagaaaatccagtttttttcaattttttaaaaaaattgccaCATAAgcgaaaagaataaaaaaaaatagaaaacaaataaataaacatgtgacaaggagagtgtatgtcactttCCCATAAGAGAGTAGATATCAGCGCTTAGGGTGGTAATTATTACGGAAAAAATAGTTTAAGGGGTAATAGGACACAATGAAAGGAAAGGTGCGAAGCTGGAACTTTGAGTATAattcaggggggtaatagagCCTTATCTCTTGTTATTACGTAACCATAATTTATCTGCCAGCCCACATTTTAATGAGACTTCCATGTAGATATCTTTTGATCAATATTATAGTGTAGAAAATTCTTTACATTGTcgatatatataacttaataattctaatttaattagTGTAATTATCAGACCTAGGTAAAAAGAATTCCTCTATGCAAGCATGTACGTATGCCAATTTTGTGTCTTTTGGTTGGCGGTAGTAGATCTATACCATGCACATTGTCGAGATGATCCTGGTCTCGATTCTACTTAAGTTCTAACGTTACACATGAGTCCTATTGTTTCGTAATATGGAACCCACAATGACCGTATTCCATGTTTCCTTCCACCATCACCAAGTTTATGCTTACCcccaacaaccaaaaaaaaaaaaaaaaaagagagagaagcaGTATAGGTTTTATTTTGGGCAACTTACATAAACAACTACCTTTTATAAGCTCCTAATAATATATAGCTACAAGTTTGCGATTTACAAACCGTAGCTACCTTTGCAAATTTCGGCTGTATTTCTGTGTATTTCGGCTGAATACACCAAATACATGTGACATAAATCTGACCAAATACACTGAAATAAAATTCAATACAGCGAAATGTTAGGTTGCTATTCGAAATACATCAAATACATATGACATGAATGTGGTGCAACCCAATTTTGTTAATACAATCAGATACAATGAAATACACAACTCCCTCGTGTATTTAAAGGATTTACTCCACTCTGTTTTTATGATGCATATATTTTGATGTATTTAAAAACACGAAAATACATGGAAAAACAGCTGAAATTGCAATTTCTCAGAAAAAGAATGTGGCCAGCGGGATTCGAACCTGGGCACGCGCACTCTGTTTTTATGATGCATATATTTTctttgtatttaaaaatatggaaatacAACCAAAATTGCAATTTCTCAGAAAAAGAATGTGGCCAGCGAGATTCGAACTTGGGCGCGCAAGGGCAAAGCACATGCCCAATAACCACTTCAGCTACAGCGCGCCTCATGTTtagtagctacgaaatgtaattattGCAAAAGGTAGTTATAATCCATAAATAACTCTTACAAATAGTTATGGCGCATGtaaatttcccttttatttttgcccttttttccCCTTTGAGTTCGAGCCCATTTTGTCTGATATTCCAAATTCCTAGTACTTAGTCGTGGATTGAGAGCATCCTAAAATCTCTTTAGTGTTTTCGAGACCTTTGAATTGAACAGTCCATAATTTAACCCTTAGTTTGAGCATATTAATCTAGGAGTGTACTAGTCATCGTAACAACACGAACGCTTAGGCCACTAGGCAAGTCACTAATCTTGGGTTGCTTATACGTAAACCAAAATCCAACAAACCTCGGAATTAATTAATCCAAGATTTGTTAGCACCTCCACGACCCAGCAGCCCACTTCAGATGATCAGGTCCACTATGACCCGGGCCCAACTTAGAATTCTTGCACATTTTACATTTGAGTTTTAGTTCTAATTTTTGTATAAGTTTAATAGACTAAGTTGACTAAGTCAAGTGAACAGAAAAACACAATAAGAGaattttccctttcttctctctatctctctttcATACGATTAAACTTAGGGTTAGTGATGTCTTCTTCTTatcttgtatattttgcaatccaacatggtatcagagcttagatTAAGCTAGCTCTCATCTTCTGCAATTGAACGATCCTAGCCttgatagtttttttttgttgtgatTTACGAGTTCCCTTCATCTAGGGTTTGTGAAAATTTGGTGgctttctatttttcttcaattcaaaGCTCAATCGAGTGTGTTACAAGCTAGATTTGGTTGAAAATTGTTGATTACgctgtttttttttattacaaacAAGGCCTTACTTCTTAAGGTTTGCGAAGAAGACCGGTAAATTCTCTCCATTTTCAccctaattttgatttttgttgaggcGACCAGTTCGTTTTGTGATTCTGTTGAGGCTACCAGTTCGCAGTATTGTATCGATAGTTGTATTGTTGGTGATTGAGCTGTGTTGTCGTCTTTTACATTGTATACGATGAGTAGTTCACCAGCTAAATTCTCTGAGGCTGTGCGAAATGTTACTACTACTTCGACTCCGACTGCTGGTTTTACACCTTTCACTGTTGAAACCTCACATCCTTTCTATATTCACCCATCAGATAACCCTAGTTGCCCTCTAGTTTCACCTGCATTCGATGGACATGATTTTGTTATGTGGCGCAGAAACATGCTTGTCTCACTTTCTGCTAAAAATAAATTGGGGGTAATCACGGGTAGAAACCCTAAACCAGAGGCTGAATCACCATATTACTCTGCTTGGAAAAGGTGCAATGACATGCTTATTGCTTGGATAACAAATTCACTGACTAGAGACATAGCAATCACCCTTATAGGATATGCCACTACTAAGGACATCTGGGTTGACCTCAATGATAGATTTGGTCAATCATATGGGTCCAAATACATCCAAATTCAGAGAGAAATTAGTGCCATTGGTCAGGGTTCATCAGACATAGCAACATATTTCACTAGGATGAGAGGTCTGTGGGATGAGTTACATGTTGCATATGTGGGGCCACCATGCACATATGGTGCTCTTCCAAAACTGCTAGAGGATCAACAATTATTTCAGTTCTTAAGTGGACTGAATGAATCTTATTCGTCTTGCAAAAATAACATTCTCACGATGTATCCAATGCCTTCCATTAGCAAAGCTTACTCAACGCTACAACATGATGAACATCAGAAAGAGAGTTCATCTCATGTCCCTAATTTCTCAGATGGATCCAATTCATTCTCAGCTTCAGTTAGTCAGGGGTACAACAGGCAGTCTTTTCCTCAATGGGTcaattttgatccaaagaaaCCAACTTCTACCCCTAATGGTTCCTTGTTTTGCAAATACTGAAAAAAGACTAACCACACTATTGAGAAGTTCTATAGGTTACATGGCTATCCTCCAAATTACAAGTTTACTAAGAATAAGAGAGGGTCAGCGTCTTGTGTTCAAGGCTCACCTGCGAATTCTCTTGATCTTGGTAGTTCAACAGTTACTGCCAACTCAGGTCCCATTCTTGCTGGTTTCACTAGGGAACAATCTCAACAAATAATTAACCTTATGCAGCACTCTCACATAAGTTCATAACGACATTCTAGTCCCATTCATTCTGATGCTTTCACTGGTGATGATCTTTGCATTTGCCAGTTTTGCAGGTGTGTTCTGTTCTATAGTGAGTAGTCCTGATTTTCATGTTTGTGGTTTCATCACATATTATATTCAGACTCTTGGATTTTAGACTCAGGTGCAACAAATCACATGACACCCTACAAACACTTTCTTCACAATTTAAAATCTTTGCCCAAACCTTTTCTGATCACTTTACCCAATGGATACAAGGTTAAAGTAACCTCAACTGGTTCCTTTCAGTTGAGAATTGATATTATTTTACACAATGTTCTTCTTGTGCCTTCATGTCATTTTAATTTGATATCTATTCATCAATTGATTGTCCAACTTGATTGCATAGCAATCCTAACTACATTTGCCTGTTTTCTACATGCCCCTTCTCTGAAGAGGCCACTGGAAATTGGTAGAGCTGCTAAAGGATTGTATTTCCACCATCATCCAGTCTCCACACCATcaatttttctttataattCTGTTTTCAATAATTCTACTTCTGTTAATGTGTGTAGTTCTACTGTTTCTTCTCAAGCTACAGTTACAAATGTATTGCCCAGTGTTTCTTGTAACCCCATTTATGATATAAATAAAGCTAATTTGTTTTGACACCAAAGATTAGGTCATATGCCCTTTCATAAAATGAAGTCTATTCCAGATTTATCTGCTAAACTGCCTCCTAAACAATCTTTTTTATGTTCTATTTGCCCAATGGCTAGACAGCAGAGACTACGTTTCTTTGATAGTTCCATTAAGTCCACATCTCCTTTTCAATTAGTGCATATTGATATTTGGGGTCCATACTATACTAGAACATACAATGGATTTAGATACTTCTTAACTCTTGTTGATGATTATTCTAGGGCTACATGGACACACTAGTTGTCTTGTAAAAGTAATGCCCTTtcagttttaaaagtctttgtTGTTATggtcaaattccattttcaAACTCATGTTCTTTGCCTATGTTATGGTCATGTCAAGCCTTCTTTTCCATGGTATATTACACTAAAAATCCCTCATGGGGTGTTGAGGAGGAAACACAAACACTTACTTAAGGTTTCCAAGGAATTCTTATTTCAGTCCCATCTTCCTTTGAAATACTGGGGGGAATGAATACTTACTACTACTTATCTTATCAATAGGTTTCCCTTCACTACCTTGTCCAATTACTTGTCTCCTTATGAAGTATTACATCACAAACCCTTCTTTTCCTAAAAATACCAATGGTATATTACTCCACGTAGGAGAGATAAACTTCCATTGGACTTTCAAGTTCGTggtagtttgatgtgttttatgtgttgtgcaggtattttgaagttagaatgctcggaAAGCAAAAAAACGAGGAAAATAGGCAATCTGTTCTGATAAGCATaaggacggaccgtcaacatgctcgacggCCCGTCAAATCGCCTCGTCAAAAAGTTCCTGCGAAGTAACAAAAACATCAAAGCATACTCAGATCGTCGACTTGCaccgtcgacatgatcgacggtccgtcgaagtgCTTCGACGGTGGAATTCCTGCAGGGTGATAAAAGTGTACTCAGATCGTCGAGTTGGTCGTCGAGCATGTCGACGACCGTCGAAGTGCAAAGACGACCCGTCGAAGTGCTAGCCGAGATGGAACAGGACTGGGATTGATTATTTCGAGttttaacttgtataaatacctgtttaggttttatttttcagacatctggagttttagacttgtagtaattacttttgagttaTTCTTGCTTTTGAAGACTTCCAGACAattacattcattactttcaagttttattcgtaagttcaatacaataattcaattatgcaatcttcaatcttttattgttttcttgttgccatgagtagctaaacacctttactaaggttgtgaacccaaggatgggtgttttgtgattggggatcgtgaaagatatacgcataatggattgttagggtttatttgttcttcgtattcatcatatagttagtggttgcaaacattagctcacgccataaactttagtttatttgggaaaatagctagggttaggtaagaacaaataacaagaactcagggctttaaaccttgtttaataaattcacttaggaataagaggaatttacttggcataattaaccgttcttcatgcatactttcttatctttggaaaaagcatagaaagaaataatcttttcttattgggaaatagtttagattcacatagaggttaagtgcatccatacaaatagtccattagaagtatatcaagatcgagacccatgatcatacactttatctgacggggacacaaccttggttctttttacccatatatttacaactttaaattttcagtcactttaaattagtccacaaaccaaatcaattataaaacccttttctggaatacaccaggaccacaagattagtataatacttgtttagtaaacttttcacaccatattctctgtgggattcgaccccaacctcgttgggttactatatttgacaacgtccgcgttataccattaataggtgtaatttgagcgtatcaaattttggcgccattgccagggaatacggttttgaaattactaaatagtgtttactcttcttaaagtctttgtcatattccaacaCACCTCGTTTGCTACCTTGTAAACCAGGTGATCATGGCCAACAACGAACTTCCAGTCGAGAATGTTTTTGCTGATGAACCAGAAGCAGATGAAGACTTTGCATCTGCAATCGTTCATCCGAGGGTGACTGCTACTACTATCAAGTTTGACAATTCCCTCTATCATATGCTCAAACAAGAGGGATACTTTCGGAATGCAGTCGATGATGACCCTCACCAACATATAACAAACTTTCTGGATGTGTGCTCTCAGCATATCCAACGGGGTGTGACTCAAGAAGCAGTCCGGCTGAAACTCTTCAAATATTCGTTAGCCGGAGAAGCAAGAAAATGGTTCACAAAGCTGCCCCGGAACTCTATTGCTACATGGGAAGAGATGGTCAGAGTTTTTCTCAGGAAGTGGTACCCCCCGAGTAAAAGGGCTGAAATTCGTGATCAGATTTACGAATTCAAACAACGTAATGGGGAACAACTTTTTGAAGCTTGGGAGAGGTACAAGGAATATTTGGATAGGAGTCCAAACCATGGTTTTCCAGAACAGATTTTGAAGGAGAAGTTTTACAGAGGTTTGGATCCTATGACCCAAGCAATAGCCAATAATGCTGCCAGCGGGTGTTTCATGAATAAGTCCTATGCTACTATTACTGATATACTTAACCGATTGACTACCCACAGCCAAGCATGGCATTCAAGTAATTCTGATGGACTATCACTTGGAACACCGTTGATTCAAAACATTGTGAAAGATAGCCAGGAAACGCAGCAGACATTGGCACAATTGGCCACTAGTCTCTCTTTACTAACAAAGAGGCTTGATGAGAAAGAAGCGAAGAAGGTAAATGTTTGTGAAGATATCTCAGGCATGCCGCCTGGCATGTACCAAGTCCATGAGGGTCCATATCAAGAGGGCCCCCCTCCGCAAGTTGAGAATGTTCAGTATGCAGATTACATAGCGAAGGGGGAGATTCCCGGGCCAATTCAGAGATACTGGCGACCCCAACAAGGGCAGGGGTCATACAATCAAGGGAACtataacaacaaccaagggaactacaacaacaactatggtGGACCGAACCAAGGGAGatatataacaacaataacGAAAATTTTGGGAACGAGAAAGTTCCAACCCTTACATTCCACCAAAAGGGCAATCTAATGATCAAGGTAGTTCGAGGTTGGAGTCAATGCTTGAAAAAGTGTTGGCAAGTCAGACAAACACTGAAAAGACATTATCGGGCTATCAGAGACGGTGGTCTCTCATTCAGCTGCTATTCAGAATCTTGAACAGCAGATGCGTGATCTTTCTAGAGAACAGCATCCTGCTAGAAAAGGAGGGCTTCCTAGTGATACTATTCCAAACCCGAAGAATGGTGGGGGAGTGGAACGTACTTTTGCTATTAGCACaaggagtggtaaaatacttcAAGGTGCTGACAAGAATGTGGTTGATCTAGAACCTAttattgaggaagaagaggTGCGTTCTGAAGTGCCTATTATTGATGAGGAAGTCCAAGGTAAAGAAAAAGTTGCTGATATTCCAGAAGTTGCTGCTGATACAGGGAAACACACGATAAAAGGGGCTCTTCGCCCTTTGACTCAGATGTACAAAGCAAAGCCtccctttcctcagaggttggcaaagaagaatgatgatgctaagtgtCGAAAGTTCTATGATCGGTTGAAGCGATTAACAGTGAATTTTCCATTCTTAGATGTTGTCAAAGAGATGCCCGGATTTGCTAAGTTTGTGAAAGACCTGCTTACAAAGAAAAGGTCTGTTCAACATGAGATAGTGAATTTAACTCATCGAGTGAGTTCAATTATTGCTTCCACCACATTTCAGAAGAAGGGAGACCCAGGGGCGTTCACTATTCCGTGCAATATTGGGCTTCATGCATTCGCCCGTGctctgtgtgataatggggcgagtatTAACTTGATGCCCCTTGCTATTTTCAAACAATCTGGATTGGGGACCCCTAGACCGACTTCTATGCGACTACAGATGGCAGACAGATCTATCAAGAAGCCAATTGGAGTCATAGATGATGTGTTGGTGCAAGTGGGTAAGTTCATGTTGCCTGCTGATTTCGTGATTCTGGATTGTGCGGTGGATAGAGATATTCCCATTATCTTGGGAAGACCGTTCCTTGCTACGGGAAGAGCGCTTATGGActctgaaaagaatgaaattaagttCCGAGTGAATGATGAAGAAGTAACTTTCCAAGCAAGCAAGGGGATGAAGTTGCCAAGCGCTTATGAGAGTATCTCGGttattgattcgtttgatgggattgatgatgttgttgaacataaaatggaagaagaaagtttgggagaAGCTCTCGCTGCAGTTCTGATAAATTTTGATGCTTCTGATATGGAGGGCTACGTGGAAACTATAAACGCGCTTGAGGGTCGAGGTTCTTACACTTATCACCCAagaaagcttgatcttgatCTTGCAAATAGAACTACTCCACCAGCTAAGCCTTCTATTGTCGAGCCTCCAAAGCTTGAGCTTAAGCAGCTCAGCTCCCAGTACACTTGGGAAATGAGTTCCTTGGTCCGAACAAGACATTGCCAGTGATCATTTCAGCATTATTGACTGAGGAACAGATTGAGCGTTTAGTGGAGATTTTGCGCGAGTACAGAcgtgctattggttggaccatagcagacattcgGGGTATTCCTTCTGGCATCTGTGAGCATAAAATTCAGCTAGAGGAGGACAGCAAGCTGAGTGTTGAGCATCAACGGAGATTGTACCAGAACATGCAAGAGGTCGTGAAAAAGGAGATCATAAAGGGGTTAGACGCTGGGGTAGTGTATCCGATTGCAGACAGCAAGTGGGTAAGTCCTGTTCAATGTGTACCAAAGAAAGGAGGTATCACTGTGGTGcctaatgcaaagaatgagctaATTCCCACTCGTACAGTTACTGGGTGGCGTGTTTGCATGGATTATAGGAAGCTGAATACTGCCACGTGTAAAGACCATTTTCCCATGCCTTTCATCGATCAGATGCTGGATAGGCTGGCTGGGAGGTCTTACTATTGCTTCCTAGATGGATACTCGGGCTATAATCAGATAAACATTGCCTTGGAAGATCAAGAGAAGACgacttttacttgtccttatgggacgttTGCGTTCAGCCGAATGCCCtttgggttgtgtaatgcaccagccacttttcagaggtgcatgatgtcgatcttttctgacatggtagaggacttcttggaggtatttatggatgatttctctATTGTTGGTGATTCGTTTGATGATTGTCTTGACCATCTGGGTCAAGTGTTGAAAAGATGTGAGGAGACGAATCTCgtgctaaattgggagaagtgccactttatggtgaaggaagggatcgtcctcggtcacaaaatctctgaaaagggaattgaggtcgATCAAGCGAAGATAGATGTGATTGCGAAACTTCCTCCACCCATCTCAGTCAAAGGTGTCCGAAGTTTCTTAGGACATGTTGGGTTCTACAGGCGCTTCATCAAggatttctccaagattgctaacccgatgtgcaagcttcttgaaaaagaggctaagtttgtgtttgatgacaAGTGCCGAAAGGCGTTTGATGAATTAAAGGAGCGCCTCACTACTGCTCCTGTGATTGTTACTCCGGATTGGTCCTTACCTTTTGAGCtgatgtgtgatgctagtgggTTTGCAATAGGTGTTGTGCTTGGTCagaggcacaataaaattatgcacccgatctaCTATGCTAGTAGGACACTTAATGCGGCGCAGATGAACTACACGGTGACCGAGCAAGAACTGCTTGCAATAGTttatgcttttgagaagtttcggtCCTATTTGCTGGGGTCCAAGGTTGTGGTGTACACCGACCATGCTGCGTTGAGATATTTGATGGCAAAGAAGGAAGCTAAGCCACGACTGATTCGTTGGGTCCTTTTGTTACAAGAGTTTGATTTCGAAGTAAAAGATCGAAAGGGGTCCGAAAATCAGGTCGCAGATCATCTCTCTAGACTTGAAGAAACTGGGGTGCCAGCAGAAGAACTTGACATTGAAGATGCGTTTCCAGATGAGCAAGTTTTGGCGGTGTCTATGCAGGTGGCACCTTGGTTTGCCGATTTTGCTAACTACTTGGTGACTGGTGTCATTCCCGACGAGATAAAATCGTATcagaaaaagaagtttttgcGGGATGTTCGTCAGTACTATTGGGATGAACCATACTTATTCAGAACTTGCGCTGATAACATTATTCGGCGTTGTGTCCCAGAGAGTGAGGTATTGGAAATTTTGAAGGCTTGCCACGACTCTCCGGTTGGGGGACATCATAGTGGTACGAGGACTGCTGCCAAGGTTCTCGAATGTGGTTATTATTGGCCTACTCTTTTTCATGATGCCAATCTGATGGTGCGTTCTTGTGATCAATGCCAAAGGCAAGGGAATATTGGTAggaggcaagagatgcctatgaactttGTAATGGAGGTTGAAGTGTTCGATGTTTGGGGAATTGATTTTATGGGTCCCTTTGTAAGCTCTTGTGGCATGAAATACATCTTGGTGGCTGTTGATTATGTCTCcaaatgggtagaagcggtggctttacctaataatgaagccaagagtgtcatgggattcttgaaaaagaacatatttactcgtttTGGTACCCCAAGGGCAATAATCAGTGATGGTGGTTCTCACTTTTGCAATAAAGCCTTTGCGGGATTGATGGAGAAGTATGGAGTCAAGCATAGGGTGGCAACCCCgtatcatcctcagacaagcgggcaagttgaagtctctaatcgggagataaagagtattttAGCAAAGACGGTGAATGCAATAGGGCTGATTGGGcccgcaagctcgatgatgctctatgggcttaCCAGTTGCCTT from Lycium ferocissimum isolate CSIRO_LF1 chromosome 2, AGI_CSIRO_Lferr_CH_V1, whole genome shotgun sequence includes:
- the LOC132047505 gene encoding uncharacterized protein LOC132047505, whose amino-acid sequence is MSSSPAKFSEAVRNVTTTSTPTAGFTPFTVETSHPFYIHPSDNPSCPLVSPAFDGHDFVMWRRNMLVSLSAKNKLGVITGRNPKPEAESPYYSAWKRCNDMLIAWITNSLTRDIAITLIGYATTKDIWVDLNDRFGQSYGSKYIQIQREISAIGQGSSDIATYFTRMRGLWDELHVAYVGPPCTYGALPKLLEDQQLFQFLSGLNESYSSCKNNILTMYPMPSISKAYSTLQHDEHQKESSSHVPNFSDGSNSFSASVSQGYNRQSFPQWVNFDPKKPTSTPNGSLLHGYPPNYKFTKNKRGSASCVQGSPANSLDLGSSTVTANSGPILAVLQLRIDIILHNVLLVPSCHFNLISIHQLIVQLDCIAILTTFACFLHAPSLKRPLEIGRAAKGLYFHHHPVSTPSIFLYNSVFNNSTSVNVCSSTVSSQATVTNVLPSVSCNPIYDINKANLF